In Apostichopus japonicus isolate 1M-3 chromosome 3, ASM3797524v1, whole genome shotgun sequence, a single genomic region encodes these proteins:
- the LOC139965342 gene encoding uncharacterized protein: MDRSVLQTIIILGFVLCLGKGVETCDGYIHKNDSEFVYGVHGQNITLSCDLQAYCVRGLWAFRTSPVKYLYAGSCSECGESFSVSDIIHRDIMNTTLHINNIHESLAGIYDCSCQYENGADKVKCFKLQITNASCQLELTQNDQVKVFHNSSGEAVRTVKVNTDDNITARCVSEVAKLNTNCKNRSGLLNIKTSQDGCWISCRINNLCETRIILINETANSQSTSTMKEEFFHIATSSSVTTHPNNNSHRTTVTSGIYIDLVWVIVFITIVLVLILVIISLLWFCSRKSSKKEKYDIARDTPLFTAATKTTEYARHFYPSTMDNSDIVGGLYDEIKE; the protein is encoded by the exons ATGGACAGGAGTGTCTTGCAAACAATTATTATCCTTGGATTTGTTCTTTGCCTTGGAAAAGGGGTCGAGACTTGTGATGGTTACATTCATAAGAATGATAGCGAATTTGTTTATGGAGTACATGGACAAAACATAACCTTGTCCTGTGATTTACAGGCCTACTGTGTAAGAGGTCTGTGGGCATTCCGTACAAGTCCTGTGAAATATCTGTATGCAGGATCGTGTTCAGAATGCGGAGAGAGTTTCTCTGTCAGTGACATCATCCACAGAGATATAATGAACACCACTCTACATATTAATAACATTCATGAGAGTCTTGCTGGTATCTATGACTGTAGCTGTCAGTATGAGAATGGAGCAGATAAGGTGAAATGCTTTAAACTACAAATTACAAACGCTTCGTGTCAACTAGAGTTAACTCAAAATGATCAAGTAAAG GTATTTCATAACAGTTCTGGTGAGGCAGTACGTACAGTAAAGGTTAACACCGATGATAATATCACAGCCAGATGCGTAAGCGAAGTTGCAAAGCTGAATACTAATTGCAAAAACA GATCAGGGCTGTTAAACATAAAGACATCACAAGATGGATGCTGGATTAGTTGCAGAATCAACAACTTATGCGAGACGAGAATCATCCTAATAAACGAGACAGCAAATAGTCAATCGACTTCCACGATGAAGGAGGAATTTTTCCATATCGCTACATCTTCATCAGTCACCACTCATCCAAATAATAATTCTCATAGAACAACGGTCACTTCTGGTATATACATTGACCTAGTCTGGGTTATTGTGTTCATAACTATTGTTCTTGTTCTAATCTTAGTTATTATTTCCTTATTGTGGTTTTGTTCTCGGAAATCTTCGAAGAAAGAGAAATATGATATTGCAAGAGATACCCCTCTCTTCACAGCTGCAACTAAAACAACAGAATATGCAAGACATTTTTATCCATCGACAATGGATAATAGTGATATTGTAGGTGGCCTTTATGACGAAATCAAAGAATAA